The following coding sequences are from one Musa acuminata AAA Group cultivar baxijiao chromosome BXJ2-4, Cavendish_Baxijiao_AAA, whole genome shotgun sequence window:
- the LOC103980587 gene encoding plant intracellular Ras-group-related LRR protein 6 has product MERVIKAARSSGSLNLSNRSLKEVPEEIYRNLDSHGEDDKWWEAVELQKLILAHNNLEVLNEDLKTLNMLTVLNVSHNKLSSLPIAIGELPLLKALDVSFNLITSIPEEIGSVTSLVKLDCSSNQLKELPFGLGRCLDLSELKASNNCLTKLPDELANCSKLIKLDVEGNKLTSFTEKMLMSWTLLTEINAARNFLTSIPESIGLLVKLIRLDFHQNKISSIPSSIMGCSSLAEFYMGTNLLSSLPAEIGALSRLGTLDLHSNQLKEYPVEACNLRLSVLDLSNNSLSGLPAEIGTMTSLRKLLLAGNPIRTLRSSLVSGPTPILLKYLRSRLSADEESGSGTKTMKDDQIARATRLSLSSKELNLSGLGLTTVPATVWETEDVVRVDLSKNSIEELPNELSTCSSLQALTLSGNKIREWPGAVLSTLRNLSCLKLDNNPLVQITRNGLESLTNIKILDLSGNKSSLPESFSFSSLPQLEELYLRRMQLNEVPQGLLTLQRLQILDLSQNNLSSMPKEIKGLTSLAELDLSDNNISILPPEMGLLEPSLQVLKLDGNPLRSIRRPILDRGTKAILKYLKDKLPDQ; this is encoded by the exons ATGGAACGCGTTATCAAAGCTGCACGGTCGTCCGGATCGCTTAATCTCTCCAATCGCTCACTCAA GGAGGTGCCCGAGGAGATTTATAGAAACTTGGATTCGCACGGGGAGGATGACAAGTGGTGGGAG GCTGTGGAATTGCAAAAGCTGATTTTGGCTCATAACAACCTTGAGGTGCTGAACGAGGATTTGAAAACTTTGAATATGCTGACTGTCTTAAATGTCAGTCACAATAAACTATCTTCGCTTCCGATAGCTATAGGAGA GCTTCCATTGTTGAAGGCTCTGGATGTGTCATTTAACTTGATAACAAGCATTCCTGAAGAGATCGGCTCTGTGACTTCTTTGGTCAA GCTAGACTGTTCAAGTAACCAACTTAAAGAACTCCCCTTCGGTCTTGGAAGGTGCTTAGATTTGTCAGAACTTAAG GCATCAAATAACTGCTTGACGAAATTGCCAGATGAACTTGCCAACTGTTCCAAGTTGATTAAACTGGATGTTGAG GGAAACAAGCTTACATCTTTCACTGAGAAGATGCTGATGTCATGGACTCTGCTGACAGAAATCAATGCTG CAAGAAATTTTCTCACCAGCATTCCAGAGAGCATAGGTCTACTTGTAAAACTGATTCGACTGGACTTTCATCAAAATA AAATATCATCAATTCCTTCTTCTATCATGGGTTGCTCTTCGCTTGCTGAGTTTTATATGGG AACCAATTTACTATCATCTTTGCCAGCAGAGATCGGTGCACTTTCTCGTTTAGGGACTTTAGATCTTCATTCGAACCAG CTGAAGGAGTATCCTGTGGAAGCCTGCAATTTGCGACTCTCTGTCCTAGATCTATCCAATAACTCATTGTCCGGCTTGCCAGCTGAGATTG GTACAATGACTTCTCTAAGAAAGCTATTGCTGGCTGGGAATCCCATAAGAACTCTTCGAAG CTCATTAGTGTCTGGACCCACACCAATTTTGCTAAAGTATCTTCGGAGTCGGCTTTCTGCTGATGAAG AATCTGGTTCCGGGACTAAAACTATGAAGGATGATCAAATTGCCAGAGCAACTCGATTGTCTTTGTCTTCAAAG GAATTAAATTTGAGTGGTCTAGGATTGACCACTGTACCAGCTACAGTATGGGAGACGGAAGATGTGGTAAGAGTTGATCTTTCCAAGAACTCGATTGAAGAGCTGCCAAATGAACTATCAACTTGTTCATCACTTCAG GCCTTAACTCTGTCAGGTAACAAGATTAGAGAATGGCCGGGGGCAGTGCTGTCCACTCTTCGTAATCTTTCTTGTTTGAAGTTGGACAATAACCCATTAGTACAG ATTACACGCAATGGCCTCGAATCCCttacaaatatcaaaatattgGATTTAAGTGGCAACAAATCCTCATTGCCAGAATCTTTTTCATTTTCCAGCTTACCACAACTGGAGGAACTTTACCTTAG ACGGATGCAACTCAATGAAGTGCCTCAAGGCTTGCTGACCTTGCAACGATTACAGATTCTTGACCTTAGCCAAAATAATCTTTCCTCAATGCCCAAG GAAATTAAGGGTTTAACTTCACTTGCAGAACTTGATCTTTCAGACAACAACATATCCATCCTTCCTCCGGAGATG gGTTTGCTGGAGCCCAGTTTACAGGTTTTAAAACTTGATGGGAATCCACTCAGAAG